Proteins encoded in a region of the Ignavibacteria bacterium genome:
- a CDS encoding DUF937 domain-containing protein: protein MDILNTVTSALGGGKDDSQSDLMGTIMGLIGEQSGGLNGLIQQFSSKGLGDVVSSWVRTGANLPISAEQIQDILGSDTISNLASKLGMDSDSLSRQLSNLIPQVVDKLTPDGKVSEGDILSQGMNLISGLFGK, encoded by the coding sequence ATGGATATTTTAAACACAGTTACGTCTGCACTTGGCGGAGGAAAAGATGATTCGCAAAGTGATTTAATGGGAACAATAATGGGATTAATCGGCGAGCAAAGTGGTGGATTAAATGGTCTCATTCAACAATTCTCATCGAAAGGTCTTGGCGACGTGGTCTCTTCTTGGGTACGAACTGGAGCAAATCTTCCAATCTCAGCAGAACAAATTCAAGATATTCTCGGTTCTGATACCATAAGTAATTTAGCTTCGAAGCTTGGTATGGATTCAGATTCACTATCTAGGCAGCTATCCAACTTAATTCCTCAAGTAGTTGACAAATTAACTCCCGACGGAAAAGTTTCAGAGGGGGATATATTAAGTCAAGGTATGAATCTTATCAGTGGACTTTTTGGCAAATAA